Proteins encoded in a region of the Watersipora subatra chromosome 5, tzWatSuba1.1, whole genome shotgun sequence genome:
- the LOC137396956 gene encoding properdin-like, which translates to MDSKLLAILLLVGVVGMINASYPPHHRYGYWSPWSKWAQCNVPCGGGTQSRSRHCRFDGQGSFGSYRCTANQSPQIQRRECNTHHCQVYENWSG; encoded by the exons ATGG ACTCCAAGCTGCTGGCTATCCTTCTTCTTGTTGGAGTTGTTG GAATGATCAATGCTAGTTACCCACCCCACCACCGCTATGGATACTGGTCACCTTGGTCAAAGTGGGCGCAGTGTAACGTACCGTGTGGAGGTGGCACCCAGAGCAGATCCAGGCACTGCAGATTTGATGGACAAGGTTCTTTTGGAAGTTACAGATGCACTGCAAACCAAAGTCCACAGATTCAGAGGAGAGAGTGCAACACTCACCACTGCCAAG TCTATGAAAACTGGTCTGGGTAG
- the LOC137397535 gene encoding platelet binding protein GspB-like, protein MKVCTSSPLINILITIACFTIFYTEQLSLLSPILNNCLSCLLYSTTASPCLLYRTTVSPVSYTEQLLLLLAIKTTASPVFYTEQLPLLSSIQNNCLSCLLYRTTASPVFYTEQLPLLSSIQNNCLSRYLYRTTASPVFYTVQLPLLSPILNNCLSCILYRTTAFPVFYTEQLPLLYPIQNNCLSCLLYRTTASPVFYTEQLPLLSSIQNNCLSCLLYRTTASPVFYTEQLPLPLPIQNNCLSCLLYSTTPSPVSHTEQLPLLSPIQNNCLSCLLYRTTASPISYTEQLPLSLQKRGDSVQAASVQAASVQATSVQAAGVQTASVHVLSEQAASVQAASVQTAIVPPASVQAANVQAASVQAASAQAASVQAASVQTAIVPATSVQAASVHAASVPAAILQAASVHAASVQAASVQAANVQAANIQAASVHAASVQAASVQAAGVQAANAQAASVHAATVGAAIVQTASVQDANIKAARVQTAYVQAASVHAARVHAASVQAANVHAASVQAASVQPASVQTAIVPAASVQAANLQAASVQGASAQAASVQAASVQTAIVPATSVQAASVQAASLQTAIVPDASVPAVNVQAAGVHAASVQAASVHATSVQAANVQAASVHAANVQVASVHAASVQAVSVQTAIVPATSVQAASVQAASLQTAIVPGASVPAANVQAAGVHAASVQAASVHATSVQAANVQAASVHAANVQVASVHAARVHAASVQAANVHAASVQAASVQPASVQTAIVPAASVQAANLQAASVQGASAQAASVQAASVQTAIVPATSVQAASVQAASLQTAIVPDASVPAVNVQAAGVHAASVQAASVHATSVQAANVQAASVHAANVQVASVHAASVQAVSVQTAIVPATSVQAASVQAASLQTAIVPGASVPAANVQAAGVHAASVQAASVHATSVQAANVQGASVHAANVQAASVHAASVQAVSIQAASLQTAIVPAANVQAASVHAASVPAANVQAASVHAASVQVANVQAASVQAAIVQAAIVQAASVQTAIVPATSVQAASVHAASVPAAILQAASVHAASVQAASVQASNVQAANIQAASVHAASVQAASVQAAGVQAANAQAASVHAATVGAAIVQTASVQDANIKAARVQTAYVQAASVHAARVHAASVQAASAQAASVQAASVPTAIVPATSVQAASVQAASLQTAILPDASVPAVNVQAAGVHAASVQAASVHATSVQAANVQVASVHAANVQVASVHAASVQAASVQTAIVPATSVQAASVQAASLQTAIVPDASVPAANVQAAGVHAASVQAASVHATSVQAANVQAASVHAANVQAASVHAASVQAVSIQAASLQTAIVPAANVQAASVHAASVPAANVQAASVHAASVQVANVQAASVQAAIVQAAIVQAASVQAASVQAASLQNASVQAASVQAVIVQAANVHAAIVQAASVQTAIVPAANVQAASVHAASVPAANVQAASVHAASVQVANVQAASVQAAIVQAAIVQAASVQTAIVPATSVQAASVHAASVPAAILQAASVHAASVQAASVQASNVQAANIQAASVHAASVQAASVQAAGVQAANAQAASVHAATVGAAIVQTASVQDANIKAARVQTAYVQAASVHAARVHAASVQAASAQAASVQAASVQTAIVPATSVQAASVQAASLQTAIVPDASVPAVNVQAAGVHAASVQAASVHATSVQAANVQVASVHAANVQVASVHAASVQAASVQTAIVPATSVQAASVQAASLQTAIVPDASVPAANVQAAGVHAASVQAASVHATSVQAANVQAASVHAANVQAASVHAASVQAVSIQAASLQTAIVPAANVQAASVHAASVPAANVQAASVHAASVQVANVQAASVQAAIVQAAIVQAASVQAASVQAASLQNASVQAASVQAVIVQAANVHAAIVQAASVQTASVQAASVHAASVQAASKLLFAYSIHNAFLLLISVVIYRDKAKC, encoded by the exons ATGAAAGTTTGCACAAGTTCACCTTTAATTAACATACTGATAACTATAGCTTGTTTTACCATCTTCTATACAGAACagctgtctctcctgtctcctATACTGAACAACTGCCTCTCCTGTCTCCTATACAGCACAACTGCATCTCCCTGTCTTCTATACAGAACAACTGTCTCTCCTGTATCCTATACAGAACAACTGCTTCTTCTGTTAGCTATAAAAACAACTGCCTCTCCTGTCTTCTATACAGAACAACTGCCTCTCCTGTCTTCTATACAGAACAACTGCCTCTCCTGTCTTCTATACAGAACAACTGCCTCTCCTGTCTTCTATACAGAACAACTGCCTCTCCTGTCTTCTATACAGAACAACTGCCTCTCCCGTTACCTATACAGAACAACTGCCTCTCCTGTCTTCTATACAGTACAACTCCCTCTCCTGTCTCCCATACTGAACAACTGCCTCTCCTGTATCCTATACAGAACAACTGCCTTTCCTGTCTTCTATACAGAACAACTGCCTCTCCTGTATCCTATACAGAACAACTGCCTCTCCTGTCTTCTATACAGAACAACTGCCTCTCCTGTCTTCTATACAGAACAACTGCCTCTCCTGTCTTCTATACAGAACAACTGCCTCTCCTGTCTTCTATACAGAACAACTGCCTCTCCTGTCTTCTATACAGAACAACTGCCTCTCCCGTTACCTATACAGAACAACTGCCTCTCCTGTCTTCTATACAGTACAACTCCCTCTCCTGTCTCCCATACTGAACAACTGCCTCTCCTGTCTCCTATACAGAACAACTGCCTCTCCTGTCTCCTATACAGAACAACTGCTTCTCCTATCTCCTATACAGAACAGCTGCCTCTCTCTCTGCAAAAAAGA GGTGATAGTGTACAGGCAGCTAGTGTACAGGCTGCTAGTGTTCAGGCAACTAGTGTACAGGCAGCTGGTGTACAGACCGCTAGTGTACATGTTCTTAGTGAACAggctgctagtgtacaggcTGCTAGTGTACAGACTGCTATTGTACCGCCTGCTAGTGTACAGGCTGCTAATGTACAggctgctagtgtacaggctgctagtgcacaggctgctagtgtacaggcTGCTAGTGTACAGACTGCTATTGTACCGGCTACTAGTGTGCAGGCCGCTAGTGTACATGCTGCTAGTGTACCAGCTGCTATTTTACAGGCCGCTAGTGTACATGCTGCTAGTGTACAggctgctagtgtacaggcTGCTAATGTACAGGCTGCTAATATACAGGCCGCTAGTGTACATGCTGCTAGTGTACAGGCCGCTAGTGTACAGGCAGCTGGTGTACAGGCTGCTAATGCACAGGCTGCTAGTGTACATGCCGCTACTGTAGGGGCTGCAATTGTACAGACTGCTAGTGTACAGGATGCTAATATAAAGGCTGCTCGTGTGCAGACTGCTTATGTACAGGCTGCTAGTGTACATGCTGCTAGAGTACATGCTGCTAGTGTACAGGCTGCTAATGTACATGCTGCTAGTGTACAGGCCGCTAGTGTACAGCCTGCTAGTGTACAGACTGCTATTGTACCggctgctagtgtacaggcTGCTAATTTACAGGCTGCTAGTGTACAGGGTGCTAGTGCACAggctgctagtgtacaggcTGCTAGTGTACAGACTGCTATTGTACCGGCTACTAGTGTACAGGCCGCTAGTGTACAGGCTGCTAGTTTACAGACTGCTATTGTACCGGATGCTAGTGTACCGGCTGTTAATGTACAGGCTGCTGGTGTACACGCTGCTAGTGTACAGGCTGCTAGTGTACATGCTACTAGTGTACAGGCTGCTAATGTACAGGCCGCTAGTGTACATGCTGCTAATGTACAGGTCGCTAGTGTACATGCTGCTAGTGTACAGGCTGTTAGTGTACAGACTGCTATTGTACCGGCTACTAGTGTACAGGCCGCTAGTGTACAGGCTGCTAGTTTACAGACTGCTATTGTACCGGGTGCTAGTGTACCGGCTGCTAATGTACAGGCTGCTGGTGTACACGCTGCTAGTGTACAGGCTGCTAGTGTACATGCTACTAGTGTACAGGCTGCTAATGTACAGGCCGCTAGTGTACATGCTGCTAATGTACAGGTCGCTAGTGTACATGCTGCTAGAGTACATGCTGCTAGTGTACAGGCTGCTAATGTACATGCTGCTAGTGTACAGGCCGCTAGTGTACAGCCTGCTAGTGTACAGACTGCTATTGTACCggctgctagtgtacaggcTGCTAATTTACAGGCTGCTAGTGTACAGGGTGCTAGTGCACAggctgctagtgtacaggcTGCTAGTGTACAGACTGCTATTGTACCGGCTACTAGTGTACAGGCCGCTAGTGTACAGGCTGCTAGTTTACAGACTGCTATTGTACCGGATGCTAGTGTACCGGCTGTTAATGTACAGGCTGCTGGTGTACACGCTGCTAGTGTACAGGCTGCTAGTGTACATGCTACTAGTGTACAGGCTGCTAATGTACAGGCCGCTAGTGTACATGCTGCTAATGTACAGGTCGCTAGTGTACATGCTGCTAGTGTACAGGCTGTTAGTGTACAGACTGCTATTGTACCGGCTACTAGTGTACAGGCCGCTAGTGTACAGGCTGCTAGTTTACAGACTGCTATTGTACCGGGTGCTAGTGTACCGGCTGCTAATGTACAGGCTGCTGGTGTACACGCTGCTAGTGTACAGGCTGCTAGTGTACATGCTACTAGTGTACAGGCTGCTAATGTACAGGGCGCTAGTGTACATGCTGCTAATGTACAGGCCGCTAGTGTACATGCTGCTAGTGTACAGGCCGTTAGTATACAGGCTGCTAGTTTACAGACTGCTATTGTACCGGCTGCTAATGTCCAGGCTGCTAGTGTACACGCTGCTAGTGTACCGGCTGCTAATGTCCAGGCTGCTAGTGTACACGCTGCTAGTGTACAGGTTGCTAATGTACAggctgctagtgtacaggcTGCTATTGTACAGGCTGCTATTGTACAGGCTGCTAGTGTACAGACTGCTATTGTACCGGCTACTAGTGTACAGGCCGCTAGTGTACATGCTGCTAGTGTACCAGCTGCTATTTTACAGGCCGCTAGTGTACATGCTGCTAGTGTACAggctgctagtgtacaggcTTCTAATGTACAGGCTGCTAATATACAGGCCGCTAGTGTCCATGCTGCTAGTGTACAGGCCGCTAGTGTACAGGCAGCTGGTGTACAGGCTGCTAATGCACAGGCTGCTAGTGTACATGCCGCTACTGTAGGGGCTGCAATTGTACAGACTGCTAGTGTACAGGATGCTAATATAAAGGCTGCTCGTGTGCAGACTGCTTATGTACAGGCTGCTAGTGTACATGCTGCTAGAGTACATGCTGCTAGTGTACAGGCTGCTAGTGCACAggctgctagtgtacaggcTGCTAGTGTACCGACTGCTATTGTACCGGCTACTAGTGTACAGGCCGCTAGTGTACAGGCTGCTAGTTTACAGACTGCTATTTTACCGGATGCTAGTGTACCGGCTGTTAATGTACAGGCTGCTGGTGTACACGCTGCTAGTGTACAGGCTGCTAGTGTACATGCTACTAGTGTACAGGCTGCTAATGTACAGGTCGCTAGTGTACATGCTGCTAATGTACAGGTCGCTAGTGTACATGCTGCTAGTGTACAGGCTGCTAGTGTACAGACTGCTATTGTACCGGCTACTAGTGTACAGGCCGCTAGTGTACAGGCTGCTAGTTTACAGACTGCTATTGTACCGGATGCTAGTGTACCGGCTGCTAATGTACAGGCTGCTGGTGTACACGCTGCTAGTGTACAGGCTGCTAGTGTACATGCTACTAGTGTACAGGCTGCTAATGTACAGGCCGCTAGTGTACATGCTGCTAATGTACAGGCCGCTAGTGTACATGCTGCTAGTGTACAGGCCGTTAGTATACAGGCTGCTAGTTTACAGACTGCTATTGTACCGGCTGCTAATGTCCAGGCTGCTAGTGTACACGCTGCTAGTGTACCGGCTGCTAATGTCCAGGCTGCTAGTGTACACGCTGCTAGTGTACAGGTTGCTAATGTACAggctgctagtgtacaggcTGCTATTGTACAGGCTGCTATTGTACAggctgctagtgtacaggctgctagtgtacaggcTGCTAGTTTACAGAATGCTAGTGTACAAGCCGCTAGTGTACAGGCTGTTATTGTACAGGCTGCTAATGTACATGCTGCTATTGTACAGGCTGCTAGTGTACAGACTGCTATTGTACCGGCTGCTAATGTCCAGGCTGCTAGTGTACACGCTGCTAGTGTACCGGCTGCTAATGTCCAGGCTGCTAGTGTACACGCTGCTAGTGTACAGGTTGCTAATGTACAggctgctagtgtacaggcTGCTATTGTACAGGCTGCTATTGTACAGGCTGCTAGTGTACAGACTGCTATTGTACCGGCTACTAGTGTACAGGCCGCTAGTGTACATGCTGCTAGTGTACCAGCTGCTATTTTACAGGCCGCTAGTGTACATGCTGCTAGTGTACAggctgctagtgtacaggcTTCTAATGTACAGGCTGCTAATATACAGGCCGCTAGTGTCCATGCTGCTAGTGTACAGGCCGCTAGTGTACAGGCAGCTGGTGTACAGGCTGCTAATGCACAGGCTGCTAGTGTACATGCCGCTACTGTAGGGGCTGCAATTGTACAGACTGCTAGTGTACAGGATGCTAATATAAAGGCTGCTCGTGTGCAGACTGCTTATGTACAGGCTGCTAGTGTACATGCTGCTAGAGTACATGCTGCTAGTGTACAGGCTGCTAGTGCACAggctgctagtgtacaggcTGCTAGTGTACAGACTGCTATTGTACCGGCTACTAGTGTACAGGCCGCTAGTGTACAGGCTGCTAGTTTACAGACTGCTATTGTACCGGATGCTAGTGTACCGGCTGTTAATGTACAGGCTGCTGGTGTACACGCTGCTAGTGTACAGGCTGCTAGTGTACATGCTACTAGTGTACAGGCTGCTAATGTACAGGTCGCTAGTGTACATGCTGCTAATGTACAGGTCGCTAGTGTACATGCTGCTAGTGTACAGGCTGCTAGTGTACAGACTGCTATTGTACCGGCTACTAGTGTACAGGCCGCTAGTGTACAGGCTGCTAGTTTACAGACTGCTATTGTACCGGATGCTAGTGTACCGGCTGCTAATGTACAGGCTGCTGGTGTACACGCTGCTAGTGTACAGGCTGCTAGTGTACATGCTACTAGTGTACAGGCTGCTAATGTACAGGCCGCTAGTGTACATGCTGCTAATGTACAGGCCGCTAGTGTACATGCTGCTAGTGTACAGGCCGTTAGTATACAGGCTGCTAGTTTACAGACTGCTATTGTACCGGCTGCTAATGTCCAGGCTGCTAGTGTACACGCTGCTAGTGTACCGGCTGCTAATGTCCAGGCTGCTAGTGTACACGCTGCTAGTGTACAGGTTGCTAATGTACAggctgctagtgtacaggcTGCTATTGTACAGGCTGCTATTGTACAggctgctagtgtacaggctgctagtgtacaggcTGCTAGTTTACAGAATGCTAGTGTACAAGCCGCTAGTGTACAGGCTGTTATTGTACAGGCTGCTAATGTACATGCTGCTATTGTACAGGCTGCTAGTGTACAGACTGCTAGTGTACAGGCTGCTAGTGTGCATGCTGCTAGTGTGCAGGCAGCGTCAAAGTTGCTGTTTGCGTACTCAATTCATAATGCTTTCCTTTTACTAATCTCTGTGGTTATATACAGAGATAAAGCTAAATGTTGA